The following are encoded together in the Lathyrus oleraceus cultivar Zhongwan6 chromosome 3, CAAS_Psat_ZW6_1.0, whole genome shotgun sequence genome:
- the LOC127131076 gene encoding uncharacterized protein LOC127131076 encodes MHVINENRLSPRFRSQWYTLFFDSDNFFPDFTVAVLLQKTCFHSEFGRIEFIFESFGPFVGYHMASNEDHPHGDETVGGAEREIKRGITVMKKVIRDRDRGVLIKVHWNEGGQLIEPNGSTLTSFIGALVRNEVPITCDNWRNKQLNEAKDKIWSEIKRCFDIEENRRDHCLKLAGKLLRGFRTFLSTTFLRDTEGTFVDAELPSKYASLISPKEWETFKSKRKTQEFKSVSETNRQRASSPAYPYRKGRVGYGRLEQSILTKENSSETSLPAHVLWKEARVGKDGKIKEDVQQIFEKCETLSQSIVPYEDTDCRSILSRALDVPEYSGRVRGKGFGITQKSLNIKKQKTPSNKELQQTLEALKAEVLELRKERERDRAAGFKDTSDKDSINCNFQPTIPEGISPCHLYLARPTYRMVGKGKVHNNLGELLHTKPLPTGSLKVSVDIALEKDALLPHPDDVSDATLLGDAIGSFVAWPTDLIIVGYETPTKSKAKDKGIAREIESVASQKEIPVAKKTEISKRTGAKKKNPSKYRACLHTYLETTDISDGCVRLIPMDGAIFGFEYAEPLGKEDFDQILYHTQLSVGVINTYMRYLYDKLMGPRGLEQRFSFLNPMKTNLTEMIRKPDEVRTYVVERFMADTDREKLFFLPFNIGDGLVLQSKFICYNFSYFDVV; translated from the exons ATGCATGTGATTAATGAAAATAGACTTTCTCCACGATTCCGGAGCCAATGGTATACTTTGTTTTTCGATTCGGACAACTTTTTCCCTGATTTTACTGTTGCTGTACTGTTACAAAAAACATGCTTCCACTCGGAATTTGGACGAATCGAGTTCATTTTTGAGTCCTTTGGCCCGTTTGTAGGCTACCAT ATGGCTAGTAACGAGGATCACCCACATGGTGATGAGACCGTTGGTGGTGCGGAAAGGGAAATTAAACGTGGAATAACGGTTATGAAGAAAGTTATTCGAGATAGAGATCGAGGCGTTTTAATAAAAGTGCATTGGAACGAAGGTGgacaactaattgagcctaacggttcaacATTGACAAGTTTTATTGGTGCATTGGTAAGGAATGAAGTTCCAATTACTTGTGATAATTGGAGAAATAAACAATTGAACGAAGCTAAAGACAAAATatggagtgagataaag AGGTGTTTCGACATCGAAGAAAACAGAAGAGATCATTGTCTCAAATTGGCCGGAAAGTTACTAAGAGGGTTTAGAACCTTTTTATCAACCACCTTTCTTAGGGATACGGAAGGTACTTTTGTTGATGCAGAGCTTCCATCTAAATATGCAAGTTTGATTTCACCTAAAGAATGGGAAACGTTTAAATCCAAACGAAAAACCCAAGAATTTAAGAGTGTAAGTGAAACAAACCGGCAAAGAGCATCAAGTCCGGCGTATCCCTATAGAAAAGGGCGTGTTGGATATGGACGCTTAGAGCAGTCTATA TTAACAAAGGAGAATAGTTCTGAAACATCTCTTCCggcacatgttttgtggaaggaagcccgtgtcGGTAAGGATGGAAAGATTAAAGAAGACGTTCAACAAATATTTGAGAAATGT GAGACTCTATCTCAATCTATAGTTCCATATGAAGACACTGATTGCAGGAGCATACTGAGTCGAGCATTAGATGTTCCcgagtattctggtcgggtgaggggcAAGGGATTTGGGATCACTCAAAAATCCTTGaatattaaaaaacaaaagaCTCCTAGCAATAAAGAACTGCAGCAAACTTTGGAAGCATTAAAAGCTGAAGTTCTTGAATTAAGAAAGGAAAGAGAAAGAGATCGAGCAGCGGGTTTTAAAGATACTAGTGACAAAGATAGTATCAATTGTAATTTTCAACCGACTATTCCAGAG ggcatttcaccttgtcacCTCTACTTAGCGAGACCGACttatcggatggttggcaaggggAAAGTTCATAACAATTTGGGTGAATTACTTCACACTAAACCGCTCCCTACTGGATCTTTGAAAGTCTCGGTTGATATTGCTTTGGAGAAGGATGCGTTATTACCACATCCTGACGATGTTTCGGATGCAACTTTATTGGGAGATGCCATAGGTTcatttgttgcatggccgacagACCTCATTAtcgtaggatatgag actcccacaaaatccaaagCAAAAGATAAGGGGATTGCGCGGgaaatcgagtcagttgcatcgCAAAAAGAG ATTCCTGTTGCTAAGAAGACTGAAATTTCCAAGAGGACCGGGGCTAAAAAGAAAAATCCTTCCAAGTATAGAGCGTGCCTCCATACATATTTAGAAACGACAGATATTTCGGATGGATGTGTTCGTTTAATACCTATGGATGGAGCTATTTTTGGTTTTGAGTATGCCGAGCCATTGGGTAAAGAggattttgatcaaattttgtATCATACGCAATTAAGCGTTGGTGTTATCAACACATACATGAG GTATTTATATGACAAATTGATGGGTCCGCGTGGGTTGGAGCAAAGATTCTCATTCTTAAATCCCATGAAAACGAACTTAACCGAAATGATAAGAAAACCAGATGAAGTCAGGACGTATGTAGTCGAGCGCTTTATGGCCGACACAGATAGAGAAAAGTTGTTCTTTTTACCGTTTAATATCGGCGACGGGTTAGTTCTTCAATCTAAATTCATCTGTTataatttttcatattttgaCGTCGTGTAG
- the LOC127127416 gene encoding ethylene-overproduction protein 1 → MQHNILTSIRSTKITDGCKGTHVYALNSSAGADSPNTGGGGESIGDKLFHHLIDRSKQSGRFKPVGTKTATPDVVLEGLLPCGLPSSEALEPSIEPCLKPIDLVETLAGVYRRIESSGEVEKSEAFLEQCSVFKGLPDVKLFRRCLRSARQHAVDVHSKVVLASWLRYERREDELVGSSAMDCCGRNLECPKASLVTGYDPESGFDHCLCYRKDVIIVDNDECECSTSYGDEDDDSGDSDYNDMYFCIGESDIRCNRYAMASLSRPFMAMLYGGFVESRRERINFSLNSVNVEVMMAVEVFSRTKRLSQFPNNVVLEMLSFANRFCCVEMKSACDARLASLLFDMDDALLLIEYGLEENAYLLVAACLQVFLRELPSSMHRLSVLKLFCSVEGRDRLASIGHVSFSLYCFLSQVAMEEDVKSTTSVMLLERLGECAASGWQKQLAYHQLGVVMLERKEYKDAQHWFEAALKEGHIYSSVGVARAQYKRGHTYAAYKMINSLISDHKPVGWMYQERSLYCIGKEKSMDLVSATELDPTLSFPYKHRAVFMVEENNIGAAISEINKIIGFKISPDCLELRAWFLIAMKDYEGALRDVRAILTLDPNYMMFYGNMQGNRLVELLRPVAQQWNQADCWMQLYDRWSSVDDIGSLAVVHQMLENNPGKSVLRFRQSLLLLRFNSQKAAMRSLRLARNHSSSAHERLVYEGWILYDTGHREEAIAKAEESISIQRSFEAFFLKAYALADSCLDSESSKSVIDLLEEALKCPSDGLRKGQALNNLGSIYVDCDKLELAADCYKHALNIKHTRAHQGLARVYHLQNQHKAAYDEMTKLIEKAQNNASAYEKRSEYCDRDMAKSDLSLATQLDPLRTYPYRYRAAVLMDDHKEAEAIVELSRAINFKPELQLLHLRAAFYDSMGDFVSTVRDCEAALCLDPSHAEMLELCNKAREQIKDRK, encoded by the exons ATGCAGCACAACATCCTCACCTCGATCCGTAGTACGAAAATCACGGATGGTTGTAAAGGAACTCACGTCTACGCTCTTAACTCCTCCGCCGGCGCCGATTCTCCGAACACCGGCGGCGGTGGAGAATCCATCGGAGATAAACTCTTTCATCATTTAATAGACCGGTCTAAACAGTCCGGTCGGTTCAAACCGGTTGGAACCAAAACGGCGACTCCCGATGTCGTTTTGGAGGGTCTACTCCCTTGTGGCCTCCCCTCCTCGGAGGCTCTAGAGCCTTCAATTGAGCCTTGCTTGAAGCCTATTGATTTGGTTGAAACGCTTGCCGGTGTGTATCGCCGGATCGAGAGTTCGGGGGAGGTTGAGAAATCGGAGGCTTTTTTGGAGCAGTGCTCCGTGTTCAAGGGGTTGCCTGATGTTAAATTGTTCCGGCGGTGTCTCCGGTCGGCGCGGCAGCATGCTGTGGATGTGCATTCGAAGGTTGTGTTGGCTTCTTGGTTGAGGTATGAGAGGAGAGAGGATGAACTTGTTGGATCTTCAGCGATGGATTGTTGTGGAAGAAACCTTGAATGTCCTAAGGCTAGTTTGGTTACGGGGTATGATCCTGAATCTGGTTTTGATCATTGTTTGTGTTATAGGAAAGATGTTATTATTGTTGATAATGATGAATGTGAATGCTCAACTTCTTATGGAGATGAGGATGATGATAGTGGTGATAGTGATTACAATGATATGTATTTTTGTATAGGTGAGAGTGATATTAGGTGTAATAGATACGCAATGGCCTCACTTTCGAGGCCTTTTATGGCAATGTTGTATGGGGGATTTGTTGAGTCTAGGAGGGAGAGGATAAATTTCTCTCTGAATAGTGTTAATGTTGAGGTGATGATGGCTGTTGAGGTTTTTAGTAGAACCAAGAGGTTGAGTCAGTTTCCGAATAATGTTGTCCTAGAGATGCTTTCTTTTGCGAATAGGTTTTGTTGTGTGGAGATGAAGTCTGCTTGTGATGCTCGTTTGGCTTCTTTGTTATTCGACATGGATGATGCATTGTTGTTGATTGAGTATGGACTGGAGGAGAATGCATATCTACTAGTGGCAGCTTGCTTGCAGGTGTTTCTCAGAGAGCTCCCTAGTTCGATGCACCGTTTGAGTGTTCTGAAACTGTTTTGTAGTGTAGAGGGCAGGGATAGGTTGGCCTCGATAGGGCATGTGTCCTTTTCGTTATATTGTTTTTTGAGTCAGGTTGCGATGGAAGAAGATGTTAAATCTACCACGTCTGTAATGCTCTTAGAGAGGTTAGGAGAATGTGCGGCGAGTGGTTGGCAGAAGCAACTTGCTTATCACCAATTAGGCGTTGTGATGCTTGAGAGAAAAGAATACAAAGATGCACAACATTGGTTTGAGGCTGCTCTTAAGGAAGGACATATTTATTCTTCAGTGGGTGTCGCAAGAGCCCAATATAAACGTGGGCACACATATGCCGCATACAAAATGATAAACTCCCTTATTTCTGATCATAAACCTGTTGGTTGGATGTATCAGGAAAGGTCTTTGTATTGCATTGGGAAGGAAAAGAGTATGGACTTGGTCTCTGCAACTGAATTAGATCCAACTCTTTCTTTTCCATACAAACACCGGGCTGTTTTTATGGTGGAGGAGAATAACATTGGAGCTGCCATTTCTGAAATCAATAAAATAATTGGTTTCAAGATTTCTCCTGACTGCCTTGAATTGAGAGCTTGGTTCTTGATTGCCATGAAGGATTATGAAGGAGCCCTCAGGGATGTCAGAGCAATTTTGACATTGGATCCAAATTATATGATGTTCTATGGGAATATGCAAGGCAATCGCTTGGTAGAACTCCTCCGCCCTGTCGCCCAGCAGTGGAATCAGGCTGATTGTTGGATGCAATTGTATGACAGATGGTCTTCCGTTGATGATATTGGTTCTTTGGCTGTTGTACACCAGATGTTAGAAAATAACCCAGGGAAAAGTGTTTTACGCTTTCGGCAATCTCTACTTCTGTTACG GTTCAATTCTCAAAAGGCAGCAATGCGTAGTTTGCGTCTGGCTAGAAATCATTCTTCTTCAGCACATGAAAGACTTGTCTATGAAGGATGGATATTGTATGACACTGGTCACCGTGAAGAAGCTATAGCGAAGGCCGAGGAATCAATTTCTATTCAAAGgtcatttgaagctttctttctcAAAGCTTATGCATTAGCTGACTCATGTCTTGATTCCGAGTCTTCAAAGAGTGTGATTGATCTCTTGGAGGAAGCTCTTAAATGCCCTTCAGATGGTCTTCGGAAAGGACAG GCTCTAAACAATTTAGGGAGTATATATGTAGACTGCGATAAGCTAGAACTTGCTGCTGACTGCTACAAGCATGCGCTTAACATCAAGCATACACGAGCGCATCAGGGGTTGGCACGTGTATATCATCTTCAAAATCAGCACAAAGCAGCATATGATGAGATGACAAAGCTAATAGAAAAGGCCCAGAATAATGCATCAGCTTATGAGAAACGTTCAGAATATTGCGACCGTGACATGGCAAAGAGTGATCTTAGTTTGGCAACACAGTTGGATCCTCTAAGGACATATCCATACAGATATAGGGCGGCAG TCTTAATGGACGATCATAAGGAAGCTGAAGCAATAGTAGAGCTTTCAAGAGCCATCAACTTCAAGCCAGAACTACAACTGTTACATCTTCGAGCGGCATTTTATGATTCAATGGGTGATTTTGTTTCTACTGTCCGAGACTGTGAAGCCGCCCTTTGTCTTGATCCTAGCCATGCTGAGATGTTAGAGCTTTGTAATAAAGCCCGGGAGCAAATTAAGGATAGAAAGTGA